One genomic region from Bubalus bubalis isolate 160015118507 breed Murrah chromosome 24, NDDB_SH_1, whole genome shotgun sequence encodes:
- the JPT2 gene encoding jupiter microtubule associated homolog 2 isoform X1, which translates to MFRAPDSEGGRAGPRAAKPPGGEPGDRPEEAAPPRRPDRMASNIFGPTEEPQNIPKRTNPPGGKGSGIFDESGPMQTRPRLNPPGGKTSDIFGSPVAAASPTAHPNKPKDHVLLCEGEDTPDLRASASPRQEPGEPGGPREAARVQEPAPAVDSHEPRLGPRPRSHNKVLNPPGAVNRKPKCCVPSYALWRDFAPCFCPLKPQPGLT; encoded by the exons ATGTTCCGGGCACCGGACAGCGAGGGCGGCCGGGCCGGCCCCAG GGCTGCAAAGCCTCCGGGAGGAGAGCCAGGCGATCGTCCAGAGGAAGCCGCGCCTCCCCGCAGGCCGGACAGGATGGCTTCTAATATTTTTGGACCAACCGAAGAACCTCAGAACATACCCAAGAGGACCAACCCCCCCG GGGGAAAAGGAAGTGGTATATTTGACGAATCAGGACCTATGCAGACTCGACCGCGTCTGAACCCACCGGGGGGCAAGACCAGTGACATTTTCGGGTCCCCCGTTGCTGCTGCCTCACCCACGGCGCACCCAAACAAGCCCAAG GACCACGTGCTCCTGTGTGAGGGAGAGGACACGCCAGACCTCAGAG CCAGTGCTTCACCCAGACAAGAGCCAGGCGAGCCTGGCGGCCCGAGAGAAGCAGCCCGCGTCCAGGAGCCTGCGCCTGCCGTCGACAGCCACGAACCCCGGCTGGGCCCCCGGCCTCGCTCCCACAACAAAGTCCTGAACCCGCCCGGAG CTGTCAACAGAAAGCCAAAATGCTGTGTTCCGTCATACGCTTTATGGAGGGATTTTGCACCCTGCTTCTGCCCTCTCAAACCTCAGCCAGGTCTTACGTAG
- the JPT2 gene encoding jupiter microtubule associated homolog 2 isoform X2: MFRAPDSEGGRAGPRAAKPPGGEPGDRPEEAAPPRRPDRMASNIFGPTEEPQNIPKRTNPPGGKGSGIFDESGPMQTRPRLNPPGGKTSDIFGSPVAAASPTAHPNKPKDHVLLCEGEDTPDLRASASPRQEPGEPGGPREAARVQEPAPAVDSHEPRLGPRPRSHNKVLNPPGGKSSISFY, translated from the exons ATGTTCCGGGCACCGGACAGCGAGGGCGGCCGGGCCGGCCCCAG GGCTGCAAAGCCTCCGGGAGGAGAGCCAGGCGATCGTCCAGAGGAAGCCGCGCCTCCCCGCAGGCCGGACAGGATGGCTTCTAATATTTTTGGACCAACCGAAGAACCTCAGAACATACCCAAGAGGACCAACCCCCCCG GGGGAAAAGGAAGTGGTATATTTGACGAATCAGGACCTATGCAGACTCGACCGCGTCTGAACCCACCGGGGGGCAAGACCAGTGACATTTTCGGGTCCCCCGTTGCTGCTGCCTCACCCACGGCGCACCCAAACAAGCCCAAG GACCACGTGCTCCTGTGTGAGGGAGAGGACACGCCAGACCTCAGAG CCAGTGCTTCACCCAGACAAGAGCCAGGCGAGCCTGGCGGCCCGAGAGAAGCAGCCCGCGTCCAGGAGCCTGCGCCTGCCGTCGACAGCCACGAACCCCGGCTGGGCCCCCGGCCTCGCTCCCACAACAAAGTCCTGAACCCGCCCGGAGGCAAGTCCAGCATCTCCTTCTACTAA